One region of Camelina sativa cultivar DH55 chromosome 6, Cs, whole genome shotgun sequence genomic DNA includes:
- the LOC104790638 gene encoding E3 ubiquitin-protein ligase ATL4-like has translation MTFFIEETSLIISHLLYKTAVIIAVLRWIFACIIRYRSRSSSLPRSSSPSVSSQTIKESLAVTAFRDAVERSPSSSISDTCAVCLGDLEDDDEIRELRNCTHVFHRDCIDRWLDYECRGGGDEDDNHRTCPLCRTPLLPSFSDCSTVNQPRWAVERLLYLFGDDLLP, from the coding sequence ATGACATTTTTCATCGAAGAAACTAGTCTCATCATCAGCCACCTTCTCTACAAGACCGCTGTTATCATCGCCGTCTTACGTTGGATCTTCGCATGTATCATCCGTTACCGCTCTCGATCATCATCACTACCaagatcttcttctccttccgtTTCATCGCAAACCATCAAAGAAAGCCTCGCCGTTACAGCTTTCCGTGACGCGGTTGAGAGATCACCCTCGTCGTCGATCAGCGACACGTGCGCCGTGTGTCTAGGAGATctcgaagacgacgacgagaTCAGAGAGCTTAGGAACTGTACTCACGTGTTTCATCGTGATTGTATTGACCGGTGGCTTGACTATGAATGCCGCGGTGGAGGAGATGAGGATGATAACCACCGTACTTGTCCGCTTTGTAGAACACCGTTGCTTCCGTCGTTCTCTGATTGTTCCACCGTTAACCAACCTAGATGGGCTGTTGAACGACTCCTTTACCTCTTCGGCGACGATCTTCTTCCCTga